DNA from Prevotella melaninogenica:
GCAAACATTGTGTATCCTATCGATGCACTTATAAGTGAGAAGATGAATACAAATTGAGAGATATATGCAAAGTTTAAGTCGTAATGAGGTACAAGCTTATGATATTTGTGTATCATTCTTGCCTGCCACAATGTGTCTATGAATAATAAAGGTGTGAAGAGAAGAGTTACGACTGAGCTTGGTAGCATCACGATACGAAACGCAATGACAAAGAAGCCAATCATAATCAAGGGATAGTAAATACGGTAAGCATTATGTGTCTGTGAACCTTCTACACGTAGAAGCAATGATGCAAAAATGACAGATAGCATCCATGTGTACTCCAAAAGTAGGCTGCAAGCCATGTGTACGAAGTTAGAAGGCGAGAACAATCGGATAATGATAAGTACAATACTGAATGTAATGACAGAAGCAAGCATAATGATACAAGTACGCTTGGCAAGGAAACTTTGACTCTTCTGCTCGAAACGATTTGTCTTCATAACTCGTGTTACAAGGAATCGAATACTCAGATAATTAATGATAATGGCTATCAAACCATAAATCAGAATCATACTGAAGAGTGTGATAATCCATTTTACATCCCATTGAGATACTACAACAGTGTTTGGGGTATATTTTTCAGAGAGTGTCGTGTTCATCTGACTAAGACGAAAACGAACCGATTTAAGAACCTTGAAGTAGCTATCTCCTGTGTTTGTAAAGATGCCTGACTGAATCTCGGCATAGCGTTTTTGGGCATAGGCATCAAGTGCCTGCAACTGATGCTGGCTGTAATTGTAGTATTGTATATATTCTTGATAAGAATCATTGCGCTCCTTTAACATTCTTCGAATACTTACAGCAAGAGTAAGACATACGTTTCGGTCGGTCTTCATTTTTTGAGTAAGACCGAAGGTATACATCGTACTAAGCACATTGACAAGGGAGTCATAGCGCGCTATTTCTTCGTTACTTTCCGTGATAAGGTCATGAAAAGGACGTGTCTTTGTTTGGAAATCTTTCCATAATTCAGTTGCTTGTTGGCAAGCATAGGTAAGGTCAAAGATGTTGTCCGTCTTCTGTGAATAAAGCATCAATGATACTTGAGCTGACTTATCACCAATTTCTTTTAACTGATTTGTCACTTGTTCAGTTATGAATCTTGAATTATTCAGCTGCTTTGTTTGTTCAAGATGCTGTGCAATCAATTCATGGCGTAGCACTTGGAGTGAGTTTTTCAGTGAGTCCTCCTGCAGTACAGCATTTGCAGGAAGGGTCAGGATGAACAGCAATATGGTGATAAAGAATAGCTTTTTGCGCATATCTATTTGTTGTAAAGAATAGTTTTTATGATTGTTTTAATGTCTACAAAGGTACGCAAAGTTTGTCATTTAGACTTATATCGGAATGTAAAATGATACTAAAGATGTCTTTGTATGTGCTTTTCTTGGGTTATAATTCATATAAATGGATAAAAAATAGTAAGTTTGCACAAAAAAATATACTATGATATTAATTGCTGATAGCGGAGGATCTAAGACTGACTGGGCATTGATTAGCTTGCCCACAGATACAAGTAAGTATGTTCTGAAAGTTCGTACACAAGGAGTAAATCCTTTTCATCAGTCGAAGGAAGTTATTTTGAAGATTTTAGAGCAGGAGCTAAAGCCTGTACTATACAAGGCTGCAGAGCAAAATGATAGCTTTTTACCAAAGAAAGATATAGCAGAATATGTCTCACAGATAGCTTTTTATGGAGCAGGCTGTACAAAGAATCTTTCTTCAGTTGTGAGTGAAGCACTTACGGTTTCATTTCCTTCAGCGTTGATAAAGGTGGAGAGTGACTTGTTAGGGGCTGCACATGCTGTCTGTGGATACGATGCGGGTATTGCTTGTATTTTAGGTACTGGTGCCAATAGCTGTCAGTATGATGGCGAGAATATTGTGGCAAATGTTCCGCCTTTAGGTTATATTTTAGGGGATGAAGGTAGTGGAGCAGTACTTGGCAAGTTGCTACTCAATGGTATTTTTAAGGGTGATTTATCTACAGAGATACGCGATTTATATTTAGAGTGGAGTGGTTTAACCTATCCAGAAATCATTGATAAAGTTTATCGTCAACCGCTTGCGAATCGCTACTTAGGAGGTATTTCTAAGTTTATTAAAGAGAACTTACAATATGCTGAATTAGAATCTTTAGTAAGATTTAACTTCGATAATTTCTTTAAGAAAAATATCTTGAAGTATACAACAACCTCAGTTCGTAAAATTTCTGCTGTTGGCGGTATTGCGGCTGCTTTTGAAGAACAGTTAAGAATGAGTGCCAGTACTTTTAATTTTAAAGTTGGTAAGGTGATAGCTTCACCAATAGATGGATTGATAGAATATTATTCTTAATTTGTTTTCTTTCATGTAAGCTGTCGATAAGATATTTTCATGGACAACTTCATTAGTAACCTAATTGTCGTAAGAAGTAAACATGTCGTATTTGATAGACTTCGTATTATCGTCTTGTAAATCTGCCAATACATCGTTTGTAAAGTGGAGTTTGCAAAAAGTGGTGTGTTTTTCTGCTTAATTTGCACACGTTCTCAAATATTTTTGTATCTTTGCACACGTTTTGAAACATGTTTTCTTAGAGCAAGATTGAACAATTAAATTATAGCTATATAAAGTTTATGTATTTCACACTTTTTGTTACCGTTTTGATAACGGCCGCATTCTTGGTAGTAGCAGCTTATGCTATTGCTAAATGGATTGGTCCGCGTTCATATAATCCGGCGAAGGGTGAGCCTTATGAGTGTGGTATCCCGACTTACGGAACCTCTTGGTTGCCAGTGCATATCGGTTACTACTTCTTTGCCATTCTTTTCTTGATGTTTGACGTGGAAACCGTATTCCTTTATCCTTGGGCTGTTGTTGTAAAAACATTTGGACCTCTCGCACTTGCTACGATTGGTTTCTTTATGTTGGTATTAGTATTTGGTCTTGCGTATGCTTGGCGGAAAGGAGCACTTGAATGGAAATAAGAAAGCCAAAAATCAAGTCTCTTCCATACGATGAATGGAAAGACAATGACACGCTTAGCAAAATGGCAAGCGAATTGAACGATGGTGGAACAAACCTCGTTCTCGGTAACTTGGATCAACTTATCAACTGGGGGCGTAGTAACTCTCTCTGGTCACTTACCTTTGCAACATCATGTTGTGGTATTGAGTTTATGTCTGTTGGATGTGCGCGTTATGACTTCTCACGTTTCGGTTTTGAGGTAACACGTAACTCTCCACGTCAGGCTGACTTGATAATGTGTGCTGGTACTATCACAAACAAGATGGCTCCAGCTTTAAAGCGTTTGTATGACCAGATGGCTGAGCCTAAGTATGTAATTGCTGTTGGTGGTTGTGCTATCTCTGGTGGTCCATTCAAGGATAGTTATCATGTGATGCGTGGTATCGATGAGATTATCCCTGTGGATGTTTATATCCCAGGTTGCCCTCCACGTCCAGAGGCTATTATCTATGGTATGATGCAGCTTCAACGTAAGGTGAAGGTTGAGAAATTCTTTGGTGGTGTAAACCACAAGCAGTCTACTGAGGAGCGTGAGTTGGGCAAGAGTAATGCCGAACTTATCTTTAGTGAGAAGTTAGGTATCAACCCTGAAGAGATTAAGGAGAAGCGTGAAGCAGCTTGGAATGAAGCTAAAAATCCTGCTCCAAAGCCTGCACGTCCTGTTGTGAAGCCTACAGCTGCCGCTGTGAAACCAGCTGATGTTTCTGCTAAACCTGCAGAAGCTGCTACTACTTCTTCTGAGCCTGTTGCTCCAAAGAAAGATACGATTGTCGTTAACCAGCCAGTGACACAAGAAGATGTTGAGAAGTTGGGCAAGGAAATCGATCAGATTGATGCAACAAGTAAGGCTGCAGATGAGACAGCTACTAACAATTAATATATAAGGTACGCGAGAATGAAATTAGAAAATAAAGAATTCGGTTTTGATAGCTTTGCTTCAGAAATGGCAAAGCTGAAGAATGAGAAGCATTTCGATTACCTTGTAACTGTTGTCGGCGAAGACTTTGGTGCAGAGGAAGGTCTTGGATGTATTTATATTCTTGAGAATACAAATACACACGAGCGTTGTTCTGTAAAGCAGCTTGCAAAGAAGGTAGGAGAGGAGCATGTTATTCCTTCTGTCTACAATATTTGGGCTGATGCTGACTTGTTAGAGCGCGAGGTCTATGACTTCTATGGTGTTAAGTTCCTTGGTCACCCAGACATGCGTCGTCTCTACTTGAGAAACGACTTTAAGGGTTATCCACTCCGTAAGGATTATAACATGGATCCTGCTAAGAACATGTATACTACGGAGGATGATGTAGAACTTGATACAACTACAGAGTGGAATCTTAATAACAATGGTGAACTTGTTGGTACACAGCGTCCGCTGTTTACTGATGATAACTTCGTTGTGAATATTGGCCCTCAGCACCCTTCTACACACGGTGTGCTTCGTCTGCAGACGGTGTTAGATGGTGAGACGGTAACCAAGATCTATCCACACTTGGGTTATATTCATCGTGGTATCGAGAAACTGTGTGAACAGTTCACATATCCTCAGACCTTGGCATTGACTGATCGTATGAACTATTTGTCAGCAATGATGCACCGTCATGCGCTCGTTGGCGTTATTGAGGAAGGTATGGGCATTGAATTGTCAGAACGCATCCTCTACATCCGTACAATTATGGATGAGTTGCAGCGTATTGATAATCACCTCCTTTATACATCTTGTTGTGCTCAGGACTTGGGTGCACTCACTGCTTTCCTATATGGTATGCGAGATCGTGAGCATGTCTTGAACGTTATGGAGGAGACAACAGGTGGTCGTCTGATTCAGAACTACTATAGAATAGGTGGTTTGCAGGCTGATATTGATCCAGACTTTGTTTCAAATGTTAAGGAACTCTGCAAGTACCTACGTCCAATGGTTCAAGAGTATCTTGATGTCTTTGGTGATAATGTCATTACCCATGAGCGTTTCCGTAATGTTGGTGTTATGGATGAGCAGGATTGTATCAGCTATGGTGTGACTGGTCCTGCTGGTAGAGCAAGTGGTTGGAAGAATGATGTTCGTAAGAATCATCCATATGCTATGTATGATAAGGTTAACTTTGAGCAGATTACCTTGACTCATGGTGATTCTATGGATCGTTACTATTGCCATATTCAGGAGATTTATCAGAGTCTCAATATTATTGAGCAGTTGATTGACAATATTCCTGAGGGTGAGTTCTATATTAAGCAGAAGCCAATCATCAAGGTTCCTGAGGGACAGTGGTACTTTGCTGTTGAGGGTGCAAGTGGTGAGTTTGGTGCTTATCTGGATTCACGTGGTGACAAGACTGCATATCGTTTGAAGTTCCGTCCTATGGGTTTGACACTTGTTGGTGCTATGGATAAGATGTTGCGTGGTCAGAAGATTGCCGACTTGGTGACTACTGGTGCTGCGCTTGACTTCGTTATTCCAGATATTGACCGCTAACAAGGTTATCATTAAAGTAATCAATTAAGAATTAAAATCATACTATGTTCGATTTTAGAATAGTAACAACATGGTTCGATGAGTTACTCCGCGTCACTTGTGGCTTGAGTAATTTCTGGACCGTTCTGATTGAGTGCGTTGCGGTGGGACTGGCAATACTTCTTGCTTATGCTTTGCTTGCAATTGTGCTTATCTTTATGGAGCGTAAGGTCTGCGCCTACTTCCAGTGCCGTATTGGTCCTGTCAGAGTAGGATGGTGGGGTACCTTACAGGTCTTTGCTGACGTATTGAAGATGTTGATTAAGGAAATCTTTGCTGTTGATAAGGCTGATAAACTGCTTTATTACTTGGCGCCATTCCTTGTAATTATTGCATCTGTCGGTACATTCTCTTTCCTTCCTTGGAATAAGGGAGCTCATATCCTTGATTTCAATGTCGGTATTTTCCTTGTAACAGCCATTAGCTCTATTGGTGTTATTGGTGTGTTTATTGCAGGATGGGGTAGTAACAACAAGTATTCTGTTCTTTCTGCTATGCGTGGTGCCGTACAGATGATATCATACGAGTTGTCATTAGGTATCTGTTTGATTTCAGCAGTTATTCTGACTGGTACTATGCAGATCTCAGGTATTGTTGAAGCACAGACAGGTCCTTTGCAGTGGTTGATCGTACAGGGACATGTTCCTGCTACTTTGGCTTTCCTCGTATTCTGTGTTGCTGGTAATGCAGAGGCTAACCGTGGTCCATTTGACTTGGCAGAAGCTGAGAGTGAGTTGACTGCAGGTTACCATACAGAGTATAGTGGTATGGGATTTGGTTTTTATTACTTGGCAGAGTACCTTAATCTATTTGTTGTAGCAGGTATTGCAACTACTGTATTCTTAGGTGGTTGGGCTCCTTTGAACATTGGATTAGATGGCTTTGATGCTATTATGAATTATATTCCAGGTCTTGTTTGGTTCCTTGGTAAGACATTCACAGTAGTATTCTTGCTGATGTGGATTAAGTGGACATTCCCACGTCTCCGTATCGATCAGATTCTGAAATTAGAGTGGAAGTATCTTATGCCACTATCATTGGTTATCCTTGTGTTGATGACGGTGTGTGTTGCATTCGGTTGGACGATTCACTATTAATGGTTAAAGAGAATGGAAGATAAAAAACAATCATATTTTGGTGAGGTCGGGAGCGCACTCAAGACACTTGCTACGGGTATGAAGGTGACCATGAAGGAATACTTCACACCAAAGTCTACCGAGCAGTATCCTGAGAATCGCAAGACAACCCTTCACGTAGCCAAGCGTCACCGTGGCCGTTTGGTCTTCAAGCGTGACGAAGAAAAGAATCACAAGTGTACTGCTTGTACAATGTGTGAGAAGGCTTGTCCTAATGGTACTATCAAGATTCTTTCTGAGATGGTTACCAACGAAGAGACAGGTAAGAAGAAGAAACAGCTCGTTGATTATGAGTATGACTTAGGCGATTGCATGTTCTGTGAGTTGTGTGTTAATGCCTGCAACTTCGATGCAATTGAGTTTACGAATGATTTCGAGAATGCTGTCTTCGACCGTTCTAAGTTAATCCTTCACCTTGACAAGGAAGTATATGAAGGAGGTTCACTGCCAGGTCTTATCGACGGTGGTGCAGACTGGAAGGTAGGAACATTCAATACTAAAAAGAAATAAAGGTTTAGAGATATGGCAAGATTAATTATGTTTGCGGTTCTCGCCGTTATTATACTGGCTTCAGCCGTATTCTGCGTGTCGACGAAGCGTATCATGCGAGCTGCAACAGCATTGCTGTTTGTGCTCTTTGGCGTTGCAGGTCTCTACTTCCTGCTCGATTACACATTCCTTGGTGCTGCCCAAATCAGTATTTATGCTGGTGGTATCACAATGATGTACATTTTCGCTATTCAGTTAGTAAGTAAGCGTACATTGCAGGGTCTTTCTGAGCGTTGGTTAGGAAAGCGTACTTTCCTTGCAGCCTTCATTGCTTTAGTTGGTTTTGGTACAGTAATCCTTGTTCTGTTAAAGAATCAAGTTCTGCGTCACACTGTAGTGAACGGTGATTCTTTATCAAATGAAGTTACAATGGAAACCATCGGTCGTAATTTGATGACAGCCAATAAGTATGGTTATGTTCTCCCATTTGAGTTCATCTCTGTATTCCTTTTGGCTTGTATCATTGGTGGCTTAGTTATATTGAATAACAAAAAGAAGGAGGAAAGCAAATGATACCAGTAGGATATTTCTTTGTCCTTAGTGGACTATTGTTCTTTATCGGAGTGTTTGGTTTTGTAACCCGTCGCAACCTTGTTGCAATGCTTATCTCCGTAGAGTTAGTTCTCAATAGCGTAGATATTAACTTTGCTGCGTTCAACCGTCTACTTTTCCCTGATGGATATGAGGGTATGTTTTTTACGCTCTTCTCTATCGGTGTAAGTGCTGCTGAATCAGCTGTTGCACTCGCTATTATCATCAATGTTTACCGTCATTTCCACAGCGATCAGGTGAACAGTATTGAAAATATGAAATTATAAAGAGAAACAAATATGTTTGATTACGCATTTTTGATACTTCTTCTCCCGTTCCTAAGCGCTGTTGTGCTTGGCTTGTTCGGTATGAAGATGCCTCGCAAGGTCGCTGGTATAATCGGCACCTGTATGTTGGGAACACTATTTGTGCTTAGCCTCTACACTGCTTACCATTATTTCTTCTATACTGGTGAGTATACAGCTATGGGCGAGACCTTCAATGTAACTGATGGTCGTTTGGCAAATGGTACATACCCAACTGTTACAGTCTTCAACATTACATGGTTGAAGTTTACTGAACTTTTGACTTTTAACATTGGTTTCCGTCTTTCTCCAATCAGTGTGATGATGTTAATCGTCATTACGACTGTCAGCTTGATGGTTCACATCTATTCATTCGGTTATATGGCTGAACGTGATGAGAATTATAAGTTTGAGGAGTATGAGCACGGCTTCCAGCGTTTCTATGCCTACCTATCACTCTTTACGATGTCAATGCTTGGCCTTGTAGTGGCAACTAATATTTTCCAGATGTATCTCTTCTGGGAGTTGGTAGGTGTATGTTCATATCTGTTGATTGGATTCTATTATCCAAAGCATACTGCAGTTCATGCCAGCAAGAAGGCTTTTATTGTCACACGTTTTGCTGACTTGTTCTTCTTGATTGGTATTTTGTTCTTCAGCTTCTATGTTGGCACATTCAACTATGATCTTAATGTTAATCCAGGTCTTGCTGAGACACTGAATGGCTTGGCTAAGAACCCACATTTGACTTGGGTACTCCCAACAGCTCTTTTCTTGATGTTCATTGGTGGTGCAGGTAAGTCAGCAATGTTCCCATTGCATATCTGGTTGCCAGATGCTATGGAGGGCCCAACACCTGTATCTGCATTGATTCACGCAGCTACGATGGTTGTTGCTGGTGTATTCCAGGTTGCATCATTGTTACCAATCTATGTACAGTTTGGTGCACAGGAGCAACTCCATTGGATTGCTTGGATTGCAGCATTTACAGCCTTCTATGCAGCAGCAGTAGCTTGTGCTCAGCGTGATATTAAGCGTGGTTTGGCATTCTCTACTATCTCACAGATTGCTTATATGCTTGTTGCGCTTGGTGTTTGCTTCTATGAGAAGGAGCACGGTTCATTCTATAGTGCAGAATATCTCCACCATGGTGGTCTCGGCTATATGGCAGCAATGTTCCACCTCTTCACTCATGCAATGTTCAAGGCTCTGCTCTTCCTTTGCTCTGGTGCTATTATTGTTATCATTGGTAGCAACTTCAAGGAGTATATGGGTGGATTACACAAATACATGCCAATTACGAATATCTGTTTCTTGATTGGTTGCTTGGCAATTGCAGGTATTCCTCCATTTGCAGGTTTCTTCTCTAAGGATGAGATTATCTCAGCATGTAATGCACTTCCTGGTGTAGAAGGACAGGCTTTAAAGTGGATTATGACACTTGTAGCTGGTATGACAGCATTCTACATGTTCCGTCTCTACTACGTAATCTTCTGGGGTGAGTCTTACTATGAGCAGGACCCAGAGAACCGTCGTCGTCCACAGGAAGTTCCTTTCGTTATGTGGGGTCCATTGGTATTCCTCGCAATTATTTCTATCACTGCAGGTTGGATTCCATTTGGTCACTTTGTAAGTGCTAACGGTCTCAACTACGATATCCACCTTGATTGGAGCATCGCAACTACCAGTATTATTGCAGCAGTTATCGGTATCGCACTTGCAACTTGGATGTACATGGGCAAGAAGCAGCCTGTTGCTGATGCTTTGCAGCGTACATTCCCACGTTTGCACAAGGCTGCCCTCAACAGATTCTATATTGATAATGCATGGCAGTTCTTTACACACAAGATCGTATTCCGTTGCTTCTCTATTCCAATCGCATGGTTCGACCGCCACGTTATCGATGGTACGTTTAACTTCATGGCTTGGGGTACACAGGAGGCTGGTGAGTCTATCCGTTCATGGCAGAGTGGCGATGTTCGTCAGTATGCCGTATGGTTCATCACTGGTACTGTAGCATTAACATTAGTATTACTTTGCTTGATTTAAAGAAATGAGTTGGATATTAACTGTATTTGTAATTATCCCCGTCCTGATGCTTTTCGCTCTTTGGGTAGCGAAGAATGATAATCAGGTACGCGGTGTGATGGTAGCCGGCTCTACGGCACTTTTGGTAGGTGCAATCTGGCTGACTGTTTATTTCGTTCAACAGCGCAACGCAGGTAATCATGATGCGATGCTGTTGACAAACTCCGTAATGTGGTTTAAGCCTCTAAATATTGCCTTCTCGGTAGGTGTAGATGGTATCTCTGTCGTAATGATTCTGCTTTCTGCAATCATTGTCTTCACAGGTACTTTTGCCAGCTGGCAGCTTGAACCAATGAAGAAAGAATACTTCCTTTGGTTTGTACTCTTGTCTTCAGGTGTATTTGGCTTCTTTATCTCTACGGATATGTTCACCATGTTCATGTTCTATGAGGTTGCGCTGATTCCAATGTACCTCCTCATCGGTGTATGGGGTACTGGTCCTAAGGAGTATTCAGCAATGAAGCTTACCTTGATGTTGATGGGTGGTTCTGCTCTCTTAGTACTCGGTATCCTTGGTATCTACTACTTTAGTGGTGCTACCACAATGGATGTAATGGAGTTAGCACGTATGCATGCTATGCCTAAGAACATTCAGAACATCTTCTTCCCATTGGTGTTTATTGGTTTTGGTGTACTCGGTGCATTGTTCCCATTCCACACATGGTCTCCTGACGGTCACGCTTCAGCGCCTACAGCAGTATCAATGCTCCACGCTGGTGTATTGATGAAACTTGGTGGCTACGGTTGTTTGCGTATTGCAATGT
Protein-coding regions in this window:
- a CDS encoding NADH-quinone oxidoreductase subunit B; the protein is MEIRKPKIKSLPYDEWKDNDTLSKMASELNDGGTNLVLGNLDQLINWGRSNSLWSLTFATSCCGIEFMSVGCARYDFSRFGFEVTRNSPRQADLIMCAGTITNKMAPALKRLYDQMAEPKYVIAVGGCAISGGPFKDSYHVMRGIDEIIPVDVYIPGCPPRPEAIIYGMMQLQRKVKVEKFFGGVNHKQSTEERELGKSNAELIFSEKLGINPEEIKEKREAAWNEAKNPAPKPARPVVKPTAAAVKPADVSAKPAEAATTSSEPVAPKKDTIVVNQPVTQEDVEKLGKEIDQIDATSKAADETATNN
- a CDS encoding NADH-quinone oxidoreductase subunit J family protein, with the protein product MARLIMFAVLAVIILASAVFCVSTKRIMRAATALLFVLFGVAGLYFLLDYTFLGAAQISIYAGGITMMYIFAIQLVSKRTLQGLSERWLGKRTFLAAFIALVGFGTVILVLLKNQVLRHTVVNGDSLSNEVTMETIGRNLMTANKYGYVLPFEFISVFLLACIIGGLVILNNKKKEESK
- a CDS encoding complex I subunit 4 family protein, giving the protein MSWILTVFVIIPVLMLFALWVAKNDNQVRGVMVAGSTALLVGAIWLTVYFVQQRNAGNHDAMLLTNSVMWFKPLNIAFSVGVDGISVVMILLSAIIVFTGTFASWQLEPMKKEYFLWFVLLSSGVFGFFISTDMFTMFMFYEVALIPMYLLIGVWGTGPKEYSAMKLTLMLMGGSALLVLGILGIYYFSGATTMDVMELARMHAMPKNIQNIFFPLVFIGFGVLGALFPFHTWSPDGHASAPTAVSMLHAGVLMKLGGYGCLRIAMFLMPDALEMWAPVFLVLTTISVVYGALSACVQTDLKYINAYSSVSHCGMVLFALVMTTQTAITGAILQMLSHGLMTALFFACIGMIYHRAGTRDVRYLGGLMKVIPFLAVSYVVAGLANLGLPGFSGFVAEMTIFVGSFENTGTFHRVATIIACTAIVITAVYILRVVGKILFQKIPNKKFYELHDATWDERFAIGCLIFCVAGLGLCPLFFENMIMDAVHPIFDHIFTYIPNLGNL
- a CDS encoding NADH-quinone oxidoreductase subunit C; protein product: MKLENKEFGFDSFASEMAKLKNEKHFDYLVTVVGEDFGAEEGLGCIYILENTNTHERCSVKQLAKKVGEEHVIPSVYNIWADADLLEREVYDFYGVKFLGHPDMRRLYLRNDFKGYPLRKDYNMDPAKNMYTTEDDVELDTTTEWNLNNNGELVGTQRPLFTDDNFVVNIGPQHPSTHGVLRLQTVLDGETVTKIYPHLGYIHRGIEKLCEQFTYPQTLALTDRMNYLSAMMHRHALVGVIEEGMGIELSERILYIRTIMDELQRIDNHLLYTSCCAQDLGALTAFLYGMRDREHVLNVMEETTGGRLIQNYYRIGGLQADIDPDFVSNVKELCKYLRPMVQEYLDVFGDNVITHERFRNVGVMDEQDCISYGVTGPAGRASGWKNDVRKNHPYAMYDKVNFEQITLTHGDSMDRYYCHIQEIYQSLNIIEQLIDNIPEGEFYIKQKPIIKVPEGQWYFAVEGASGEFGAYLDSRGDKTAYRLKFRPMGLTLVGAMDKMLRGQKIADLVTTGAALDFVIPDIDR
- a CDS encoding NADH-quinone oxidoreductase subunit A, with product MYFTLFVTVLITAAFLVVAAYAIAKWIGPRSYNPAKGEPYECGIPTYGTSWLPVHIGYYFFAILFLMFDVETVFLYPWAVVVKTFGPLALATIGFFMLVLVFGLAYAWRKGALEWK
- the nuoK gene encoding NADH-quinone oxidoreductase subunit NuoK, with the translated sequence MIPVGYFFVLSGLLFFIGVFGFVTRRNLVAMLISVELVLNSVDINFAAFNRLLFPDGYEGMFFTLFSIGVSAAESAVALAIIINVYRHFHSDQVNSIENMKL
- the nuoH gene encoding NADH-quinone oxidoreductase subunit NuoH; protein product: MFDFRIVTTWFDELLRVTCGLSNFWTVLIECVAVGLAILLAYALLAIVLIFMERKVCAYFQCRIGPVRVGWWGTLQVFADVLKMLIKEIFAVDKADKLLYYLAPFLVIIASVGTFSFLPWNKGAHILDFNVGIFLVTAISSIGVIGVFIAGWGSNNKYSVLSAMRGAVQMISYELSLGICLISAVILTGTMQISGIVEAQTGPLQWLIVQGHVPATLAFLVFCVAGNAEANRGPFDLAEAESELTAGYHTEYSGMGFGFYYLAEYLNLFVVAGIATTVFLGGWAPLNIGLDGFDAIMNYIPGLVWFLGKTFTVVFLLMWIKWTFPRLRIDQILKLEWKYLMPLSLVILVLMTVCVAFGWTIHY
- a CDS encoding 4Fe-4S dicluster domain-containing protein, with product MEDKKQSYFGEVGSALKTLATGMKVTMKEYFTPKSTEQYPENRKTTLHVAKRHRGRLVFKRDEEKNHKCTACTMCEKACPNGTIKILSEMVTNEETGKKKKQLVDYEYDLGDCMFCELCVNACNFDAIEFTNDFENAVFDRSKLILHLDKEVYEGGSLPGLIDGGADWKVGTFNTKKK
- a CDS encoding NADH-quinone oxidoreductase subunit 5 family protein, yielding MFDYAFLILLLPFLSAVVLGLFGMKMPRKVAGIIGTCMLGTLFVLSLYTAYHYFFYTGEYTAMGETFNVTDGRLANGTYPTVTVFNITWLKFTELLTFNIGFRLSPISVMMLIVITTVSLMVHIYSFGYMAERDENYKFEEYEHGFQRFYAYLSLFTMSMLGLVVATNIFQMYLFWELVGVCSYLLIGFYYPKHTAVHASKKAFIVTRFADLFFLIGILFFSFYVGTFNYDLNVNPGLAETLNGLAKNPHLTWVLPTALFLMFIGGAGKSAMFPLHIWLPDAMEGPTPVSALIHAATMVVAGVFQVASLLPIYVQFGAQEQLHWIAWIAAFTAFYAAAVACAQRDIKRGLAFSTISQIAYMLVALGVCFYEKEHGSFYSAEYLHHGGLGYMAAMFHLFTHAMFKALLFLCSGAIIVIIGSNFKEYMGGLHKYMPITNICFLIGCLAIAGIPPFAGFFSKDEIISACNALPGVEGQALKWIMTLVAGMTAFYMFRLYYVIFWGESYYEQDPENRRRPQEVPFVMWGPLVFLAIISITAGWIPFGHFVSANGLNYDIHLDWSIATTSIIAAVIGIALATWMYMGKKQPVADALQRTFPRLHKAALNRFYIDNAWQFFTHKIVFRCFSIPIAWFDRHVIDGTFNFMAWGTQEAGESIRSWQSGDVRQYAVWFITGTVALTLVLLCLI
- a CDS encoding mechanosensitive ion channel family protein; translated protein: MRKKLFFITILLFILTLPANAVLQEDSLKNSLQVLRHELIAQHLEQTKQLNNSRFITEQVTNQLKEIGDKSAQVSLMLYSQKTDNIFDLTYACQQATELWKDFQTKTRPFHDLITESNEEIARYDSLVNVLSTMYTFGLTQKMKTDRNVCLTLAVSIRRMLKERNDSYQEYIQYYNYSQHQLQALDAYAQKRYAEIQSGIFTNTGDSYFKVLKSVRFRLSQMNTTLSEKYTPNTVVVSQWDVKWIITLFSMILIYGLIAIIINYLSIRFLVTRVMKTNRFEQKSQSFLAKRTCIIMLASVITFSIVLIIIRLFSPSNFVHMACSLLLEYTWMLSVIFASLLLRVEGSQTHNAYRIYYPLIMIGFFVIAFRIVMLPSSVVTLLFTPLLFIDTLWQARMIHKYHKLVPHYDLNFAYISQFVFIFSLISASIGYTMFAVQVIIWWSMQLACILTIAFFKDYLNQYREKHPIKKLSPAKVWLLRFVDIVLIPTALVISFILAIYWATDVFNLSGLTWNLFRANFIDSDKIQISVYSIAVVTILWFIFNYLNLTIRDAIKLYLKRNDPSTAEARATMYINVLQVIVWGAWLLITLGFFKVSSTWLVVVTGGLSTGIGFAMKDILENIYYGISLMAGRIKIGDYIICDGIRGKVSSINYTSTVIDALDGSTIAFQNSQLFTKNYKNMTKNDGYEVGTIQVGVAYGTNVKEVRELLKDAIAKLGITNEKKDIIVRLQSFDDSCITLKILVWLNVLTQGNDIAVIMECIYDTLNNNGIEIPFPQREITIKHQQEI